One part of the Ursus arctos isolate Adak ecotype North America unplaced genomic scaffold, UrsArc2.0 scaffold_14, whole genome shotgun sequence genome encodes these proteins:
- the LOC125283770 gene encoding olfactory receptor 7A10-like: MEPGNDTQISEFHLLGLSEEPELQPLLFGLLLSMYLITVLGNLLIILAVSSDSHLHTPMYFFLANLSLADICFTSTTIPKMLWNIQTQSKVITYEGCITQIYFVLLFAGWDDFLLTAMAYDRFVAICHPLHYTVIMNPQLCGLLVLVSWIISVLNSLLQSLMALQLSFCTEVEIPHFFCDLNQVVGHACSDKFLNDIVMYFATVLLGGAPLPGILYSYSKIVSSICRISSAQGKYKAFSTCASHLSVISLFYYTGLGVYLSSAAPQSSHASAVASVMYTVVTPMLNPFIYSLRNKDIKGALKRILGVPVM; this comes from the coding sequence ATGGAACCAGGGAATGATACACAAATTTCAGAGTTTCACCTTCTGGGACTATCAGAggaaccagaactgcagcccctcctatttgggcttctcctctccatgtacctgatcactgtgctaggaaacctgctcatcatcctggccgtcagctctgactctcacctccacacccccatgtacttcttcctggccaacctgtccttggcagacatctgtttcacctccaccaccatccccaagatgctgtggaacatccagactcaaAGCAAAGTCATAACCTATGAAGGTTGTATCACTCAGATATACTTTGTCCTACTCTTTGCAGGCTGGGATGATTTTCTCCTGACTgcaatggcctatgaccgctttgtggccatctgtcaccccctgcactacacggtcatcatgaacccccagcTCTGTGGACTCCTGGTTCTGGTGTCTTGGATCATCAGTGTTCTGAATTCCTTATTACAAAGTTTAATGGCATTGCAGCTGTCCTTCTGCACAGAGGTGGAAATCCCCCATTTTTTCTGTGACCTCAATCAGGTAGTCGGGCATGCCTGTTCTGACAAGTTTCTTAATGATATAGTGATGTATTTTGCAACTGTGCTCCTGGGTGGTGCTCCCCTGCCTGGGATCCTTTATTCTTActctaagatagtttcctccataTGTCGAatatcatcagctcagggcaagtataaagcattttccacctgtgcatcccACCTCTCAGTTATCTCCTTATTTTATTATACGGGCCTAGGAGTGTACctgagctctgctgctccccagagctcccacgcaagtgcagtggcctcggtgatgtacacggtggtcacccccatgctgaaccccttcatctacagcctgaggaacaaggaCATAAAGGGGGCTCTGAAAAGAATCCTTGGGGTTCCAGTGATGTGA